In the genome of Aequorivita sp. H23M31, the window GCCTGAAATGATAAAAAAACTTTCAATCCGGCACGATGAATAACCTTTCTTGGGAAGATTTTCAAAAGGTGGAAATGCGCGTGGGCACAATCCTAGAGGTGAAGGATTTTCCCGAATCGCGAAATCCCTCATACCAACTTTTGATAGATTTTGGTTCTGAGTTAGGGCAACGAAAAACTTCAGCTCAGATTACATCCCTTTATTCCAAAGAGGAATTGGTTGGCAAGCAAATAATTGCCGTGGTGAACTTTCCGAAAAAACAGATAGCCAATTTTATGAGCGAATGTCTCATTTTGGGAGCAGTAGAAGGAAAGGATGTCACGTTATTGAAAACCGATAGAAAAGTTGAAAATGGTCTAAGAATCCTATAGAATATCCAGGTCTTAAGGAGTAGAATAACCGGATACGTGGGTTTTAATCTTATTTGGATCTGGTTTTTTGGTGAAATTTACCCAGGCCTTGTTCGATGATTTCCCTGGAATATACTGAAATGATAATTGCCCAGTTTCTTGATTGTCCCCTTCTCCCGAACTAATTTCGATATTAATATTCTCCGCTGTTTGCGTACCATTATTTTTTACTGACACCGGAATGGAATAACCCTGCTGTTTTTGGGTTATTTCGCCTAAGGAAATTACCAAATCGGGC includes:
- a CDS encoding tRNA-binding protein, producing MNNLSWEDFQKVEMRVGTILEVKDFPESRNPSYQLLIDFGSELGQRKTSAQITSLYSKEELVGKQIIAVVNFPKKQIANFMSECLILGAVEGKDVTLLKTDRKVENGLRIL